CTTAGGATTTCTTCATCTTGTGCCGATTTCTCGTATAGTTTTGACAGGGTTTTCAAGCTGAGACATTAGGTACATGTGTCTTCTAGTCAATCTCTGGGTAACCTGATTGAGGAACCGCGACCAGCGGCTTATGCCCCCTTGCTCGCTGTCACGACTTCCGGGTGTGCCCTAGTTGTGAAAGTAGTGTGTAGTGGTTTGGAGTGATATGGTGAGACGTTGCATTACAAGGCGTTGCGTTGTGGATCACGGTCGATCCTCCCTTTCCCTTGGGACTTGTCTACAGATGCGCTTTTGACTCTGGTAAACCGCTGACCGCTAGAAGGCGCGGCTCAGCGCGATAGGCGGACTAGCACATCCGCTTTTGAGGATGAAGCGCACTCCTTAGGTGCTTTTGCCAAAAGTAAAAATCGGGGCTTTTTGGGTCAGCTCATTCGATCTGCTCAAGCTCGACATTTTCTGCTTGATCTGACCCGACTTGTCCTGTTGCTTTTGCCCCTCTCAAGGTGATTTGGAGTCTTTTAGATTTGGGTTTCTTGCAGGTTCTCATGCTTCCATTTTTGCCACTGTTTCCCCTAGCTCAAGCCACCCCGGCCGAGGTCTACATCCCTACGCCACCTCCACCGACCCCACGACTCAGCCATGTGGTCGAAGCTCAAGAGGTGCGCCCACTGCCGGGGCAGCTTGATTCGGTGCCAGTGTTTAACAGCAACAGCCCGGAACTAGTGCAGCAAGAAGGCATCTTGCTATCCACCTTTCCCCCGCAGGGGATGCGCGTTCCCTCTGCCCACTTGAACTACGCCTTTGAAGGGCGCTTTGACGTGTTCGCCCATCACATTGCAAAAGGGCGCACGCCAACCGACGTGCGGACGCTCTACATTGGGCTTCTGGCCTACAATCCATCCGATCGCCCGGTGACGATTCAGGTTCATCAGTCTGCGAGTTACCTGAGCCAGGAAGCCCCGTTCTACGATCTGCCCTCCTACGTGGCAAACGCCGGACCCACGGTGTTTGCAGGGCCAGGCAGCCGCACCATGGGCGACATCTTGCGAGGGCTGAGCCAAGCCATTTTGCCGGAGCGGGTGACGATTCCACCCCGGTATGTGCAACTGCTGCTAAACGAACCCATTCCCCTGCGGAGCTTGCAGTCTTACCGCAATCGTGAGCCGTTGCCCATTGTCGATCCGGAGGATATGGGGCTAGACGCGGCAGAGGCAGCCGATGTTGTGCAAAACGGTGAGGCGCGTCGCCCGGCTCGTCCATCCAATGCCAATCTGCCCATCAACGGGCGATCGGCGCTGCTGCACTTGTCCAGCGATGGCCCCGTGCATCTGGCGAGTTTGGGCATGTTTGCCAGGGTGAATGGCAACGGCACCGAGCGATCGCCCCGCATGGAGGAGTGGCTGGCACTCTTGCAGCAGGGCGATGTGGCTGGGCCGCGCGATCGCGTTCCAACGCCGCCCAATGCCCGCCAAATTGGTCGGTTTTATTACAGCCGGGTATCTGGCGTGACGCAGGGTTCTCGCTGGGATGCTGTGCTGACGGATGGCGATGGGGTTGATCACTTGACGATTCCCCAGCGGGGCGGAGCGATTTCCTATGCAATTAGCACGGTCGATCGGCACACCCTGGGCACTGGGCAAATTCAGAGTGCGCCCATGCTGGTTCGTTATCCAGATACTGCCTATCGGGGGCATGGCAACTATGGCGTGCGCTACAACCTGACGCTGCCGCTGTATAACAACACCAATCAGGAGCAGACTGTGGCGCTGCTGTTCCAAACGCCAATGAAGGACGAATCGCTGCGGGGTCAGGCATTGCGGTTCCTGAGTCCGCCCGATCGCCGCATCTTTTTCCGAGGGACGCTGCGGCTGCGATATGTGAACGATTGGGGAGTGGCCCAGACCCGCTATGTGCATGTGGTGCAGCGACGAGGACAGCAAGGTGAGCCGCTGTTGACCTTAAATCTGAGACGGGGCGATCGCCGTCAGGTGCAGGTTGAACTGCTCTACCCGCCCGATGCCACGCCACCCCAAGCGCTCACCATCCAAACACTGGCACCAGAACAAGCGCCTCGGCCGACCCCGCAAGAAGAAGGCGGTACAGCCGTTACGCTGGAAGCCTCTCCTCAGCCGTAGGCAGTTCTTTGGGGACAGAATCACATCTGCAACCCCTAAACTTCAACCCCTAAATTTCTAAATTCCGTGGCTCTTGCCGATCACCCAATGCCGCCGGAAAAAGCGCGACAGGCTGGACTCTTGCAGCGACAGGCAAATCGGGCGACCGTGGGGGCAGGTGCGTGGGTTGCGGGTCTGCTGCCAGCGATCGAGGAGGGTTTGCAGTTCGGGTAGGGTCAGCGGCGTGCCATTGCGGATAGCCGTGCGGCAGGCCGTTGCTACCAGCGCCGTTTCCAAATCGCCGCCCAAGCTGAGTTCCAGCAGGGCCTCCGTACAATCTTCCCGCTGCGCCAGCGGAGCCGGAGCCGTGCGGATGGCCCACAGTGCTTCTCCGAAGGGTTCCACCGTCAGCCCAATGCGGACGAGTTGTTCGACCTGGGCCGTCGCGAGGTTGGGCAATAGCGCAGGCGGATCGAGGGGCACTACGGTCCAGCGATCGCACAGTTCTTCATACAACACCCGCTCATGGGCAATGTGCTGCTCAATCAGCCAGATGCCTGCGGGGTGTTCTGCCAAGATGTACATGTTATGAACCTGGGCGATCGCCCGCAGCGGAGTGGGCGCGGAAGAAGGCGGGAACGCAGGCACAGAAGCTTCCTCAGAAGATTCTTCACGAGACTCCTCGCCGATGGGCTGGTTCGGTTCGTCCAGTCTGCCCAGCCTGTAGCCCCCGCCAGACTCGGCAGCCCTCAGCACTTGCCCTAGGCGCTGGCTATGGGCAGCGTCGCTGAGGCTATGGGCATGAAGGCTGAGGGCGTGGGCGATCGCCTCCTGCACCTGCGCTTGCAGCCGATCTAGTTCCTTTAGGTAAATCTCGGCTTTGGCCGGGTGGCGATTCCAGTCAATTTGCTCCGGCGGCAGATGCAGATGCAAGAAGCAAACGGGATGGCGATCGCGCGGCAGCGTCCGGCGAAACGCGCCCAGGATCGTCTGCTCCAGTTCTGGAAGCTGAACGACCCGCCCATTCACTGCCACCTTTACCCAATCTGGGCGGCGGCGATGGCAGCGGTCGGGTAGACCAATCAGGAATGTGGAGCGCGGGGGATGGGGCGTGCTGGCATCCTCACCACTCCCATCCGCCCTCAACCCAACTCCCAACTCAACCTCCACCAAATCCCCCGGCTGCACGTCCCGCAGGATTTGGGGCAGGATCTGTCTCGCCGTCTGGCTGGCCCACAGGCTAAACCAGGGGCGATCGCCCTGCTGAACCACCCACGTCACCTGCGGATGGCCCAGCGCCAGATGATAGACCACCTGCTGGATGGCGCGGAGTTGTTGGGTCATCGGCGGCAATCCCTCGCGGCGGGGCAGCCAGTTGCCAAACAGGTGCGAAACCGTGACCACCGTGCCAGGGGCGATCGCCACCGTGGTTTCCAAGACGGGGTTGCCCTGGCAGTCGTAGCGCACCCACCAGCCTTCCGTCGAGCCTGCTAGACGGCTGCCAATTTCCAGATCGGCTAATTGCGCCAAACTATGCAGCGCCTCGCCCCGAAAGCCCAGACTGCGGATGTTCCACAAGTCTTCGCTAGCGTGAATTTTGCTGGTGCTGTGGGGCGCGGCTGCTCGGCGCAAATCGGTATGGCTCATGCCGCTGCCATTGTCCGCCACGCGCAGCGACCACCGCTCGGGCCATACGGCAATGCTGACGTGAGTTGCGCCCGCGTCCAGCGCGTTTTCCGCCAGCTCTCGCACCACCGCCCCCAGCGAGTCGATCACCTCGCCCGCTGCAATGAGATTGACGACTGCTTCTGAAAGGGGCTGGATGGATTGCGTCATCCGGTTTGCTGGGTCAAGACAGAACCCCTAACATTTTGCCTAATTTTGCAATTTACGGGTTAACCTCGATCTTTCGATCCACCCTCCAAACGCGCCAATCCAAACTCGCCAATCGCTAGTGTCCTTAGTTTTTCGCCACTTCGATCTGGCGACCGCTATGGCTGCTCTTGATTGGTCATTTTGGGGGTGGCGAATAAATCGGGACACTAACCAAAATCGAAAATCAACATTCCCACCTATCGCTTCATTCCCACCTATCGCTTCATTGCCCGCTGCATCTCTCGCTTGGCTTGCTTCTGCTTCAGGTCTTCGCGCTTATCGTGCAGCTTTTTGCCGCGTGCCAGCGCCAGAGAAACTTTGACCCAGCCGCGCTTGAGGTACATTTTCAGCGGCACCAGGGTCAGGCCCTGCTGTTCGACTTTGCCAATCAGTTTGCGAATTTCCTGGCGGTGCATCAGCAGCTTGCGGGTGCGGCGGGGGTCGTGGTTGAAATATTGGCTGGCGGTGTCATGGGGTGAAATGTGGACATTGTGCAGCCATACTTCGCCGTTGCGGATGAGGGCGAAGCCGTCGCGCAGGTTGGCCTTGCCCGCCCGCACAGACTTGACCTCTGTGCCGACTAGCTCAATGCCGGCCTCAAAGGTTTCCAGAATCTCGTATTCAAACCGAGCTTGTCGGTTTTCTGCCACCACTTTGTAGCCGTCGCCGTTGTCTGCCATGCGCTCTCGCTCAAAATTACCCAACGCCTTGTGTTACTCGACCACGATTTTCCACTCGTGTAGCTCGTAGCTGACGCAGCCATTTTGCACTAGTGGGTCTTGCGCCACGATCGCCCTAGCTTCTTCCATCGAGTCTGCCTGAAACAGCAGCATTCCTCCGCCCCGCTCGGCCCAGTACCCGGTTTTAGCCTGATGCCCTTTGGCGATCAGGTCACGGACAAACTGCTTGTGGGCTGGCACAGATTGATCAAACGTTGCCTTGTCCACAAGCCCTTTTTCGATCTTGACGAACCAGGGCATGGTGAAGCTGCAAAGAAACAGAGGAGACAGGACGGCAGGAGACAGAACAAAGCGCGATCGCCCTATGGGGCAACCGTTTCGCCCAGCATTGGCTCAGGGACTTGCTGCTCCACGCCAGAATGTCGGCCAAATGAATCGACCGGACTTCCAGGATATCGCGATCGCCCACTATCTGGGGTTATGCGCTGGGCTTAAGAAAACGTAGAGAAGGGCGATCGCCCAGGGTTCACATCCTGCGACTGGGGCGACACCTCGACTGGGGGCACTGGAGGCGGCTCTGGCTGCGTCAATTCTGTCCAGAGCGATCGCCCAATCAGCGCCAAGATCCATGCCAGCAGCGCCAGCAGCACCCCATACAGCAGATTGGTGGCGCGTGCGCCAGACGCTTCTGCCTGTTCCCCAGCCTCCGACTCATCGACTGTGGCCAGGGCTGGCGGATGGGGAGCGCTCGCGGGGTAGGCAAAGGTATCCTCTGGCGGGGGCGGCGCAGGCGGAATGCCGTAGTTCCAGCCTTCCTCAGCAGAACTGAGCGGCGAAACGGGCGGATTTGCAGAGGCAGCGACCTCGCTAGCCAGCCAATCCAATTCCTCGCGGTCGAGTTCTGGCGACTGGGGCACAGTGCCAAACGAAGTTCCCGGATAGGTGCTGGGATCTAGCAGGATGGTCGCTTCATCGTCGTCCTCCAGACCAAACGTGGTTTCGGGCAGCGGGTCTGGCTCGTTCTGCCAATCGGCTGCGGGTGCATCCAGGTCAAACTCGTCTGTTCCATCCAGCCCAAAGTCATCTCTGCCAGCCGCTTCTGCTTCAGAGGGCTGAAACTCTTTACTCCCCAAGCTTTCCAGCCCCAGCCCCAGGTTATCCATCTCGACGCCACCGGACTCATCCAGGTCATCAACTAGCAGTTCCGACGGCAGCGTTTCTTCGCCAGAAGGCATCAGTTCTGTGGGAGCCGTTTCGTCTTCGAGGGTGAACTCGTTGGCTGGGGCACTGTCGTAGATGTTGTCAAAGGCAATCTCATCAAACTCAACGCCAGAAAGGGGTACGTCGAGAAAGTCGGGCGCGTCTGGCTCATCGTCCCGAATTTCAGACGAGGGAATCTCGGTGGGCAGTTGCGAGAGGGGAATGTCTGAGGTTTCCTCAAAGGTTTCCTCAAACAAATCGTTATCCAGCAGGCTGTCCGAGCCATCGGCAGGGTCAAGATCATTCACACTGTCCAAGCTGTCCAAGTTATCCAGGCTATCCAGGTTGTCCAAATTTTCCAGATCAAAGCCAACATCACCCGCAGCAGCAGGCGGAGAGGATTCTGGGGAGATGCTGTCTGCCACCGACTCAAAGTACAGGTCTTGGGCTTCTAGCTCTAGATCCTGCGCCAGTTCTAGGGACTCTGGGGCGATCGCCCGCGACCCCTCATCCTCCAACAGGCCCACCCCAGCAGCATCCAGCAGAGAGCCATTCAGCGTGACATCAATGGCAAATTCGGGCGGTAGCTCACTCAGCCAGGGCGCAGAATCTCCCGCAGGCGCAAAAATCGGCGCAGCAGGAGACTCTGCAAAATCCGCCGGGAAGGGCGCAGGAGCAGACTCGCGCCCAAAGGTTTCGTCAAATTCGCTGGGTTCCGCCATCGGCAGCGCAGTCTCCCAGTCGCCACTGGTCAATTCGTCGGTAGCAAACTCGCTGTTGGCAAACTCATTGTCCAACTCTAGTGCGTCTGGTTCTGCCGCTGCCTCGAACGTTGGTTCCGCAGGCTCCGCCGGATCGGCAGTAAAGTCTGACAGGTTTTCTCCGGTCAAGTTGCCAAACTCCAGATCAGCATCCCAATCATCACCGCCTTCGGTCGTCACGGGTGGCAGTTGGATGTCATCCAGATCCAGGTCGAGGGAGATTTCTTCGGCAACGTAGGGCGGTGGAGTTGGGGCTGGCTCGTCAAAGTCCGTAGAACTGCCGCCTTCGTCAAATGAGGATTCTGGTAGCAGGTCGTCAAACTGAGCTTCGGTTTCAAATCCAGCGGCGATCGCCCCCAAATCATCCTCCTGCCAACTGTTCGCGGCTGGCTCGCCCGTCGCGAACAGTCCTGCAAAATCCCTTTCCAGATCACCAGAATCACCAGACACAGAGGATTCGCTGAATAGCTCTGAACCGCTCGCGTCAAAGTCAAAATCGGCATCGCTCAGCGAAGCATCGTCAAAGTTCGGGCTACCGAATTCTGTGCTGCCAAACTCGGGATTGCCAAACTCGGTATTGTCGAATTCTGTGCTACCGAGTCCCATATCACCCAACCCTGCATCCTCCGGGGTTGATGGGGCTGAGTCCCCAAAGTCCAGGTTTTCCAGACCCGACAATGGCTCACTGGCGCTTGACGGGGTGCTGAGTTCGTCAAAGTCCGTCAGCGGGAAATCGACCTGTTCGGGAGTCAGATCGAAACTGCTGTCCAACGTCGAACTGGATGGCTCCAGATCGGGCAAGCCAAGGTCAAACTCGTCCGCGTTACTCAATGGCTCCATCAATGGCTCCATCGAAAAATCGGATGAGAAATCGGACGACAAATCGGCAGATAGGTCAAACTCGTCTGGTTCCAGCCCCATGCCAGGACGGGATTCTCCAGTCACCGCATCGGTTCCCAAAAACTCGTCGCCCAACTGCGCCAGATCCCCTTCGAGAGAACCGAGATCGCTGAGCATGTCATCGGGCCCGTCGAGCGACCAATCTTGTGTCGATTCCAATGCATTGAGATCCGAGAGCCGCGCATCGCCTGACGGTTCGTGCATTTCTGCGTCGGCGGGTGTGCTAGTTTCAAAGGCGCTGTCGAAAGAACCCGTGCCCTGGTCAAATTCTGAAAAATCGCTGCCCAGATCTGGGGCAGGCAAGCTGCCTTCTAGTCCGTCCAGATCTTCCAGTCCGTCCAGTCCGCTTAGTTCCAGGTCGTTGTCTAGCCCCGCGCCAAGGCCGGTTTCTAGGGCATTATCTAGGTCATCAAAGGAGTCTAGCCCCAGATCGCCAGATTGCAAATCTGCCATCGGGTCGGGTTCTAGACCCGCACCCAAATCCAGATCTGCCAGCAGATCGTCGCCCAGATCGCCTGACAAGTCGCCTGAGATGGGATTTTCAGGGGCGATCGCCCCCAGCGAAAAATCCCCCGAAAAATCGTCGCCCAGAGCGGGCAAGTCGCCCGATGTGAACTCATCCTCAAAATCCAGCGGGGGGGGTTCCAACGACAAGCCCTCTGGCTCGAAGGTGAGATCCGGTGGCGGCGCAGTCAGTTCTGAGAGAATATCGCCGACGGGGTTGGGGGCGGGCGCAATGTCGTCTAGCCCGTCGAGGGAAATGCCTGCATCGTAGGGCGGGGCAGTAGGTTCTGATGGCTCCAAATCACCCAACCCTAAATCGCCCAAATCGGTGACCTCGATTTGTAAGTCCTGCGTCCAGGCAGGTTCGGCCATGCCAAACTGCTGCCCGGCAATCTTGACCAACTGGATTGAGGACACACCCAGGTTGCTGATGCCGTTCTGCACAAACGCAGTAAGTACCTGGCGATTGGGCACCTGCTCTGCTTGCAGCGTGACATACAGGCAGGCTCCCTGGCGATCGACCGAGGCGGTCATGCCGCGCGGCTGTAGGGAGCGATTCATGAGCGTGGCGATCGCCTGTGGGTCACCTTGCTTCGCGAGTTCAAGCAGGTTCGTTTGTGCCATATCTCATCCAGGTTGATCCGTCGCGTGATAACTTTTGCTCTACGATACTTGGAGATAGCCCAGCCGGATCGATTTTTTTATTGAACCCACTCTAGCCCACAGTCTAAAGTTGCTGCCTGCGATACCGTTTGGTGCCCTGGCTACCAGTAAATCTCTTAAGAAGTTCAAGGAATCTTAATTAATCGTTATACATACGCTGCTCTAAAACTGCCATTATCCGGCTCTTTACCTAGCTCGTCCACTCGCCCATCCACCTGCCAATCCCATGAGCATCGGATACCTTGCCTTCGTCCTCCACGCCCACCTGCCCTTTGTGCGCCACCCAGAGAGCGACTATGTACTCGAAGAAGAGTGGCTCTTTGAGGCGATTACGGAAACGTATATCCCATTGCTCCAGGTATTTGAGGGGCTGAAGCGCGATGGCGTTGATTTTAAGCTGACGATGAGCATGACACCGCCGCTGGTGTCGATGTTGCGCGATCCGCTGCTGCAAGAGCGATACGACATCCACCTCGCCAAGCTCGAAGAACTGGCGGAGATGGAAATTGACCGCAATGCCCACACGGGCCACATGAAATATCTGGCAGAACACTATGCTGCCGAGTTTAACAGCGTGCGCCAGGTGTGGGAGCGCTGCAATCATGACTTGGTGGGCGCGTTCAAGGGATTTCTGGATTCCAACAACCTCGACATCATTACCTGCGGGGCAACCCACGGCTATCTGCCGCTGATGAAGATGTATCCGCAGGCGGTGTGGGCGCAAATTCAGGTGGCCTGCGAGAGCTATGAGGAGCATTTTGGGCGATCGCCCAACGGCATCTGGCTACCGGAATGCGCCTACTACGAAGGGGTCGAGCGGATGGTGGCGGATGCGGGTGTGCGCTACTTCATCACCGACGGCCACGGCATTCTCTACGCCCGTCCCCGCCCCCGCTTTGGCACTTACGCGCCGATTTTCACCGAAACAGGGGTCGCCGCCTTTGGGCGCGATCACGAATCGTCGCAGCAGGTCTGGTCATCCGAAGTGGGCTATCCCGGTGCGCCAGAATACCGCGAGTTCTACCGCGACCTGGGCTGGGATGCCGAATATGAATACATCAAGCCCTACATCATGCCCAACGGCCAGCGCAAAAACGTCGGCATCAAGTATCACAAAATTACCGGGCGCGGACTAGGGCTGAGCGACAAAGATCTCTACGACCCCTACTGGGCGCGAGAAAAAGCAGCAGAACACGCTGGCAACTTCGTCTATAACCGCGAACGCCAGGTCGAACACCTGCACGGCATCATGCAGCGCCCGCCCATCATCGTGTCGCCCTACGATGCCGAGCTATTTGGTCACTGGTGGTATGAAGGGCCCTGGTTCCTGAACTATCTCTTCCGCAAGTCCTGGTTTGACCAACACACCTTCGAGATGACTCACCTCTCCGACTATCTCAAGGCGCACCCGACCCAGCAGGTCTGCCGCCCATCCCAGTCAAGCTGGGGCTTCAAAGGCTTCCATGAATATTGGCTGAACGACACCAACGCCTGGATTTATCCACATCTGCATAAAGCTGCGGAACGGATGATCGACCTGGCCAAACGCGAACCTGCCGATGACCTGGAATGGCGGGCGCTGAACCAGGCAGCGCGGGAGCTGCTGCTGGCGCAATCGTCTGACTGGGCGTTCATCATGCGGACGGGGACG
The Thermoleptolyngbya sichuanensis A183 DNA segment above includes these coding regions:
- a CDS encoding DUF3370 domain-containing protein; translation: MLPFLPLFPLAQATPAEVYIPTPPPPTPRLSHVVEAQEVRPLPGQLDSVPVFNSNSPELVQQEGILLSTFPPQGMRVPSAHLNYAFEGRFDVFAHHIAKGRTPTDVRTLYIGLLAYNPSDRPVTIQVHQSASYLSQEAPFYDLPSYVANAGPTVFAGPGSRTMGDILRGLSQAILPERVTIPPRYVQLLLNEPIPLRSLQSYRNREPLPIVDPEDMGLDAAEAADVVQNGEARRPARPSNANLPINGRSALLHLSSDGPVHLASLGMFARVNGNGTERSPRMEEWLALLQQGDVAGPRDRVPTPPNARQIGRFYYSRVSGVTQGSRWDAVLTDGDGVDHLTIPQRGGAISYAISTVDRHTLGTGQIQSAPMLVRYPDTAYRGHGNYGVRYNLTLPLYNNTNQEQTVALLFQTPMKDESLRGQALRFLSPPDRRIFFRGTLRLRYVNDWGVAQTRYVHVVQRRGQQGEPLLTLNLRRGDRRQVQVELLYPPDATPPQALTIQTLAPEQAPRPTPQEEGGTAVTLEASPQP
- the mutL gene encoding DNA mismatch repair endonuclease MutL produces the protein MTQSIQPLSEAVVNLIAAGEVIDSLGAVVRELAENALDAGATHVSIAVWPERWSLRVADNGSGMSHTDLRRAAAPHSTSKIHASEDLWNIRSLGFRGEALHSLAQLADLEIGSRLAGSTEGWWVRYDCQGNPVLETTVAIAPGTVVTVSHLFGNWLPRREGLPPMTQQLRAIQQVVYHLALGHPQVTWVVQQGDRPWFSLWASQTARQILPQILRDVQPGDLVEVELGVGLRADGSGEDASTPHPPRSTFLIGLPDRCHRRRPDWVKVAVNGRVVQLPELEQTILGAFRRTLPRDRHPVCFLHLHLPPEQIDWNRHPAKAEIYLKELDRLQAQVQEAIAHALSLHAHSLSDAAHSQRLGQVLRAAESGGGYRLGRLDEPNQPIGEESREESSEEASVPAFPPSSAPTPLRAIAQVHNMYILAEHPAGIWLIEQHIAHERVLYEELCDRWTVVPLDPPALLPNLATAQVEQLVRIGLTVEPFGEALWAIRTAPAPLAQREDCTEALLELSLGGDLETALVATACRTAIRNGTPLTLPELQTLLDRWQQTRNPRTCPHGRPICLSLQESSLSRFFRRHWVIGKSHGI
- the smpB gene encoding SsrA-binding protein SmpB is translated as MADNGDGYKVVAENRQARFEYEILETFEAGIELVGTEVKSVRAGKANLRDGFALIRNGEVWLHNVHISPHDTASQYFNHDPRRTRKLLMHRQEIRKLIGKVEQQGLTLVPLKMYLKRGWVKVSLALARGKKLHDKREDLKQKQAKREMQRAMKR
- a CDS encoding YciI family protein; this translates as MPWFVKIEKGLVDKATFDQSVPAHKQFVRDLIAKGHQAKTGYWAERGGGMLLFQADSMEEARAIVAQDPLVQNGCVSYELHEWKIVVE
- a CDS encoding glycoside hydrolase family 57 protein; translation: MSIGYLAFVLHAHLPFVRHPESDYVLEEEWLFEAITETYIPLLQVFEGLKRDGVDFKLTMSMTPPLVSMLRDPLLQERYDIHLAKLEELAEMEIDRNAHTGHMKYLAEHYAAEFNSVRQVWERCNHDLVGAFKGFLDSNNLDIITCGATHGYLPLMKMYPQAVWAQIQVACESYEEHFGRSPNGIWLPECAYYEGVERMVADAGVRYFITDGHGILYARPRPRFGTYAPIFTETGVAAFGRDHESSQQVWSSEVGYPGAPEYREFYRDLGWDAEYEYIKPYIMPNGQRKNVGIKYHKITGRGLGLSDKDLYDPYWAREKAAEHAGNFVYNRERQVEHLHGIMQRPPIIVSPYDAELFGHWWYEGPWFLNYLFRKSWFDQHTFEMTHLSDYLKAHPTQQVCRPSQSSWGFKGFHEYWLNDTNAWIYPHLHKAAERMIDLAKREPADDLEWRALNQAARELLLAQSSDWAFIMRTGTMVPYAVRRTRSHLMRFNKLREDILAGKIDSGWLEKVEAIDNIFPNVNYRVYRPL